The DNA segment GaagtttatttcttttgtttctgtcggTTTTTAAAGACAAATCTAGTGGTTTTGCGAACATTTCAATGGTAGTACTGATGACTAAACAGTAAAATTACTCTTGTCATGTTTGTCCTCTAAATTGTGTGCTTGTCTCCTGCCACAGAAAAATTTACATATAGGAAAAATTACCATAGAAAATAGATTGGTACACACAAAAGGTCTTAAACGTATGGCATGCTATTAATATTTACTGCATCAGTGACAATAACACCCTAGAGAAAATCAACAGCTTTATTTATTGAGAAATATAACAGTTATTCCATCTCAAAATAGTCCGTGCTGTGTTGCTTATCATCACAAACGTTTTCGTCGACATTACTTTCTTATCGATATCGTTTTATACcgattttaattatttaattcgGTTTAATTATTACTAAAAATATACATCCCCGGTATGAGAAGTAGAATTAACAATGGCATAACAAAAGGTCCTTACGGGCTCAAATTTCACAATGCAGAATTCTATCACATCAACACTACAACACCGATTTCTATAACCCGTCACTGGTCAGGTCTCGAAGAATCAGAAATTAGGAGATTCATTCTCTTGACCTTATGGCAATctttaaaacataaaaatatcaccagcgataaaaaaaacaaagggcaACTATGATAAAATGTAATTATCGATGTTCGCATTTTCATTATTCACTAATAACGTATTAAACATAATATTCagtattttcatttcataattcTATTTTCCATTCACTTCACTGACCTCCTGATAGACTGCCATCACTTCATCCGCCAAGAGGATAGCTGTCTCGTCTGCAATGTGATCCGTTGCGTAACTTATAGAGTAATTGCAACGACCCCTAAACGtgtgaacgagaaagaggagCATGTGGACGTATTTATGCACCATGGCGACAGATGCAGCGTCCGTCACCAGGACCTGGTCGTCTCCACGTCGTTCAGGCATCGGGAAGTGACCAATGTTGGTGATCCCGTAGTCATGGGCGACCGCGGGGGGGTTCTGGGCCCATTCCTTCCAGTGGTTTGGCTGGGCCATGAGGCGAGCCATCTTCTGCTCGAGAGGGAGTTCTGAAGTCAGGCCCTCTCGCAGCTCTCCGTTGATCTCTGTGGCATATTCCCAGAAATTCTTCGCGTGATTGTCAGTCACTTTCGAGATGTGGGAGCGAAGCACGGCATAGCCTCCCACCACATCACGGGGCGTCCGTTTCAGGTACCGTAACATGCTTACAGCATGATTACTAGCAATCTGGTATGACTGTTGGGATATACCAGACTTCTGCACCAGTCTGATTAAGGCAATGTTGATCACGGCACTGAAAGCACTGTTGATGGTGACTCCGTGTGATTTGCACTGCTTTTCGAATTTCCGTGTAACCTCAACGTCAACGATGCGTGAAAGATGTCTGGTTGCGGCTCGATCCACTGAGGGCCGTGGAAACGCTTGCAGTAATAAAGGAGTGGACGTCGGCATAGTCTGTTTGACGTAATCGTGACGCTCAGGgtcctctttcaatttctttattatccttgATTCGATTTCCCCGAGTTCCTCCCTCTGAACGAACCGACTGGACACCTCATCACTAACATGGCGTCCGAGGATCACATCATTCAACAACTCCACCATCTGCTTCGCCACCAACGAGGCACTCAGGCCGTCACCTAACGCGTGGTGGCCGGTCACCATAATACTGTACTGATAAGGAAAGTCACCCTTGACCTCTGGGATTGCGCACGGAGCGTCCTTCCCCAGAGGGATCATTCTGAACTTCCAAGTGGCCCCGTCAGGAAACCCTCCTTCACACATTCGTTGGATCTCCTCCTCCGAGCTGGTTCCTTCGCTAAGCATCTGGAATTCACAGACGTAATTCTTGGTGAAGCTTCACTAATCCAGATCATATGCAAGTTTGTACCTAATAATCACTTGTATCAATCCTattaaaataacgaaaacaattatAGGATATCCTGAGATGGAATGTACTTCTGCCTAAAGTATAATGCATCACCTATTCTTCCGTACCTTTGTTTTAGGTATCCATAAGAATAAGTATAATTACTGAATGAAAGAGTAATCAGTGCTGCTCACCCTACCTTAAAATCTACTTTAATCCCTTCTTGTTCACAAAACCACCAGACATTTTCACGAAGTCGGAGATCTACCCTCAGGGCAGGATTCTTCCTGAGGAAAATCAACAGTCTCATCACTAGAATTAagtaatggttaaaacaaataaatgtgctaggcatCAAGGGCAAGTAACATAACATTTAAATAACAGTCCAGTTGAATAAATGTACAATTACCTTCCAAGACAAGGATCCAAACCTGCCATTCTAGGTATGACCTAAATTGACCATTACTGAACCAATTTTACCGAACCCAACAAGGGTTGTTTACCCAACATTGCTCTGATTCTTTAAGAACTGCCAATTTACATAAACTGGAGTGATTatcatgtatatttgtaaacTCTCCTCATTAGCATTTACTGGAATCGTTTCGAAACCATAGTATCTTATTCACTGGAGTTCTATAATAACATAATGCAGATATTTTTACAGCTATACTCTCCTTCACAAGGAGTATAATCTACTCGGCTAAACAACCTAACACGACTATCTAACTGGGAATTCCACATTAACTTAtagtagaataataatgacaaagttgTATGAACAATTCTCGTAAATATCAATCCAACTTTACTCTTGTGTGTAgtaaaaaaacatttacacaaaTAACACTAACATATCTGATGAATATCCAAAGTGACACAGCGTTCAACATCTCTCAAAAGCTTTTGAAAACAAAGATCGAATTCAAATACTCACGATGATCACAATTTACAAGGAAGACAGGTAAAAACGAAGATGGCATTCAAACTTTCATGTCAAGCACCACTTAAGAGAAGGGACTCACCTCTGCAAGTGGAAAAGAGCCCTTTCGACGTCCTCTGTCTTGAGGGGGCTCGCGCTATTGAGTCTCATGTGGTATAACCCCATTCTGGTGCCGTGCTTGTGGACGAGGTGGAAACTGAGCGATTCCCTGTCGACCGGCCAGAGCCACTTCACGTTCCCGCTGCTCTGGGCTCTGTTGGGGAACGTAAAGTCTATTGCAGATAATGGAGTCTTCAAACTATAATATCATAATGGGAAAGCCATATACGTATCTACTGTATATCCCTTTAAACCAAATCTTTTTAAAAGTACTCGATATTAAACCTCAGGGGACCTTCCATGGGGATTCAACGAacggagagaggatgaaaagaggaCAAAGGGGGCAGACGAAGAGCCATTCTTACTAATGTGTTCATTATCACTGTAACTGATACAAATGTATGTACCACTaatggctaaataaattatttgaatcTGAGGCCTGGGATTCGAAGAAAGGCAGGAATTAATAGGGTCAAAAGGGTGACAGTAAACAGCTGATACGAAGCAAAACATGAGGAATGTGCCGTGGGTGTAGACTCGTGGAGGCCCACACCTATCCCTGTTGTGTTTATAATTCCAATAtcacgaggagggaaggagtgcgtGGCTACCCTACTGTATACTGCTCACTCTCTTAAAATAGATTTTATAGTGATATTCATACAGTTCGTTTGTTTACACATACAGCATTAAGTactgtttattatttgtatttacatatatacatgtgtatatgtaaatacacatgtacaaaaatattatatgtatatatgtatgtatgtatgtatatatatatatatatatatatatatatatatgtgtgtgtgtgtgtgtgtgtgtgtgtgtgtgtgtgtgtgtgtgtgtgtgtgtgtgtattcatatacatttatatatgtatatgtgcgcgcgcgcgtatgtgtgtgtttgtgtgtgcacaaatgtgtataatacacacacacacacacacacacacacacacacacacacacacacacacacacacacacacacacacacacacacacacacacacacaatcttaccGTATATGGTATACTCGCCGCCTCGGCTTCTCCCCCAAGACGCCCCTGTCCCCGAGGTCGAGGCGGAGCGCAGACGCCCGCAGGAGAGGCGCCCGCAGCCACAGACCCATTGCTGACGGTGATGCCTTCGGAGGATTCACGGGCGGGAGGCGGTGTCTCCTGGGAATAAATGAGGCGGTGTTGCTACGGCCTATTGTGGTTCGAATGGTATGGAGGCTGTTGTGAGTAGTTcagtgtgtgatgatgatggtgatgataatggtggtgttggtggtagtgatgatggggatggggatgatgatgatgatgatgatgatggtgatgatgtaagtGATGATTTCACTCGCAGGGAAGTGGTGTCTCCTGGGAATGAGTTTGTTTTCTTACAGTTAAAGTCAAAATTAAATAGATTTAAAGAAAAAGTTGTTATTTTCCTATACTCAAATACTGTGGAATATGTGGAATGTGTTCTATTTCATTGAAAAAAATTgaaatggcgataatgatagtgatgagggtTATGGCGAAGATACGGGTAAGGATCaaggtactgatgataatgaaaaggacaaggatgatgatgatgatgataaagttcaTGATGACgttgatagtgatggtgttgatgttaatattgatgctgatggtgatcattgataaagaaaatgatgacaataaggaagATGACGAcggtggcaatgataataataaagataaaaaaacataatgataatgatactgatgataatacccAAACTATTCAATCCATAACACaggaaacatacatacgtacatgcaaaaCACAACATAcggtaaatttggaaaaaaataaaaaataaaatatgtcaCCAACACTTATCGGGACGAAACAGGATTTGTTCGATTTCACATGTTTTGGTTCGGTTGATTCTGGTGTTCGTTTCCATCGAAAATGGCTAGAGTATCTTTCTCATACCAGAGTGGGCGATTAGGTATAttaatgattctcaagtggaattgctcggagtcggagtcaagccaaaggcctgtattttttactcagcttgaaggaattaagtatgcCTAATTTTATTAATACCTTtttgcactcaatgaatgaattaaaggtattttatttaatgtgcagGATACCAGGAcaacaagactttatgaagtcaaaaacgctCGAAAAGCCATTGCAATTTAACACTGTTGGATATTGTGCAAAATGTGTACATGAACATatgctattctaaaaatagcccggcctggtatccaacacattaaataaaatacctttcattcattcattgtgtGCGTGGATGTATTAATATAAGCATACTTAATTCCtccaagctgagtaaaaaatacaggcctttggcttgactctcactgcgagcaattccacttgagaatcatccatgtataaacataatagcccactcttctcatccacagggctattttgatgattgttcaataaaaatataaccattaaaatcatcatttttttcatccttttcgaaaactgaaaagaccaaaatgaataataaaccctaTGTGTTTTTTGCAAAAATAGAATCGCAGATTTTGTGACATCAAAATTTGACATCATGACCTAGAATTGCTGCTTAGCTAGCCTTTCTCCTCTATTTTGGCTAATGTTCATTCATGGGTTGTTTCCTCATGCCTTGTTTCCCCATTGGCTATTAAATTAACCACCAAACAAATCGCCATTGAAATCGTGACACAGGCCGTGACGTCACAAGTAAGATAACAGGAACAGATCGGGTACGAGAAACCCggcgcatgcgcagtggagaatttggcCAGTATTCCCTCGGCGATCGCGTGAACCTCTCCTCCGTTTaatactattttttatttatcttgataattaaataacttcattattattcatttgcgagACAGGTTTATTTCATGAAAAGTGATCATTAATTAAATATATTCAAGGCTTTAAGGTTAGTTTTGATCGATTTTTTGGTGAGCTGATTTTCAATAATACCCAACATGCTTGCTAGATATGCCCCGATgacgaaaaataaaatacagtTCGAGAATCTAGCTTTAAATATATCACAGGACCAACACACGACATCCCTCTCTCAGCAACAACCAATGTCTTAGCCGTGCAAAGATTATATCCACTAACAACTCTTAAACCTATTAAACATACCTTAAATATCGAAATAACCATAGCAATGTACCGTGTGTTATGCCCAGGGTCGCTCTCTATCTCCGTTAACCTTGAAGATTAACGTACGGCATTTCTTTTATAATCGCGTTCTCAGGTAAattacttttctgttttgtttatataaGCAAGGAAATGGTGGCTTCGGAATTTAGGCTTTGGTGTACTATAATATTGGGAAGCTTATTGCCATCAAAGGATTAAATAATCTCTTTTTTAAATGATGTTTGGAAACTCCGGGTTGCTGTAATTGCCATTTGTCACCAGCGAAGTAAACTTTAAAAACTGGTTATTATACAAATTGTTCTTAAGTTCAGTctataggcatatatatttagatagacatgGTTTGCGAAacagatgaatacatatagatatgtcatatatgtgtatatcaaaaAGGTGATATAAATTTTATACGTTTATATTAGTTTGTCTTTTAATATCGTTTTCTATAGTGTTTACAAAAGAAAATTGGTATATTTTGACGTAATACtgctttattactatttttcccctttgattatcattaaaatcgaCATTGCTCTCGATATTTATCTGTATAGAAACATTTTAAATATTTGAGATTACGTCTTTCCATTTGCATATTTTGGTGATTTGTAAATTAGTaggttatgtgtatatttttaaatctATCTATAGAAACAACTGATATGTAACGGCACGGTGTCGTTTCATCATAGGAATTTTAATCCAGAGAATAATCTAATAGATTAAAGACAAAACTTCTAAtacgttttacacacacacacacttacacatacaaacacacacacacacacacacacacacacacacacacacacacacacacacacacacacacacacatgcacacgcacaagcacacacgcacacacacacacacacacacacacacacacacacacacacacacacacacacacacacacatatatatatatatatatatatatatatatatatatatatatatatatatatatgtatacatatatacatatacaaacgcacactcacacacatacacacattatatatatatatatatatatatatatatatatatatataatatatatatattatatatacatatatataatatatatatatatatattatatatacatatatatacacacacacatataaacattatataatatatatatatatatataatatatatatatatatatatatatatatatataaacaagtaaaaagttagaaataaaatcaaatgtgTCAAATTATGACGTCAGATCACTTTATTTCTAGTTTCATTTATATGTGCGTTATTATAGgggaaagatgataaaaacaagtataatattcattatgttgATCAATATTATATCAATTCACTTTCCTGTATACATATTTACGGTTATCGTTTATATCAACGCTGAGTGAGTTATGTTTTGTTTTACAATAACTTAGTGGATTTTGTTTCAGCAAATCGGTTCAGAAATTTCAATAATCCGGCACTGTACTCTAAGACGCTGGATTAAGGAGGGTTGTTGTGCATCATCTTTAGGGTTTGGattcaataatagtattaacaataatataacaacttTTATTTTATCTGTGTCTATGATCCGTCTTATTCAATGCTGAATTACAAACACGATTCAGCATTTGGTGTTAATACAGTTATACTTCCTACACTCCACTCACTTCCCGGTAAACTGACATCACTTCGTCTGCCAAGAGGATCGCTGTCTCGTCGGTAAAATAATCCGTTGCATAACTTAGGGAATAATTGCAACGGTCCCTGAACGTGTGAACGAGGAACAGGAGCATGTGGGTGAACCCGTGCACCATGGCGACGGAAGTAGCGTCCGTCACCAACACCTGGTCGTCTTCGCGTCGTTCGGGCATCGGGAAGCGGGCGATGTTGGTGATCCCGAAGTCATGCACGACCGGGGGTGGTTTCCGGGCCCACTGCTCCACCTGGTCGGGCTGGGCCATGAGGCGAGCCAGCTTCTGCTCGAGAGGGAGCTCCGATGTCAGGCTTTCCCTCAGTTCCCTGTTGACCTCTTTGGCGTATTCCCAGAAATGATCGGTCACGCGGTCGCTTGTGATGTCTGAAATGTGGGACAGGTAGAGGGGGTAGCCGCCCATTATGTCACGCGGCGTCTGCTTCAGGTACCGGATCACGCTCACGAGATGGTTACTGGCGATGCGGTAAGACTCTTGGGAGATGCCAGACTTCTGCACCAATCTGGCCAGGGCGATGTTGATCACGGAAGTGAAGGCGCCGTTGATGGTGACTCCTTGGGCTTTGCAGAGCCTTTCGAAGTTCTGCGTGGCCTCGAGGTCGACGGTGCGCGTGAGATACCCGGTGGTGACGCGGTCCGCGGAGGGTCGAGGAAATGCTCGCAGTAACAACGGACTGGAATCGGGCATGGTTCCTTGGACGAAGTCGTGGCGCTCAGGATCCTCTTGCAATTTCTTCGTGATCCTCGATTCGATTTCCCAGAGTTCTTCTCTCGGAAGAAACCGAGTGGTCGCCTCGTCGTCAACATGGCGCCCGAGAATCACGTCGTTGAGAAGCTCCACCATTCGCTTCACTATCATCGAGACACTCAGGCCGTCCCCTAGCGCATGGTGACTGGTCATAAGGACATCATACTGGTAGGGGAAGTCGCCCTTGACTTCGGGCATGACGCACGGAGCCTCCTTCCCCCGAGGAATCATCCTGAACTTCCAAGTATCTCCGTCGGGAAACCCCCTCTCACTCATGCGCCGACACTCCTCCAGCGAGCTCGCTCCTTCGCCAAGCATCTGGAATTCACAGATGTTATTCATTCAGGTCTTCAATGAAGTAGATTTAgcgcgtgcgcgtttgtgtgtgcatataagcatattcatatatggtGTTCTGTGATGGATAGCACCTTTGTTTCTACATTTTCAGTATCACTATGAATCTTGATGACTATCACGAGACGACACTTAAATGGACAAACAGCAACTATACTCAGAGAAGTCACACAACTGCCAGATATTGTCAGACATCTTTGCTTATGAAAACCCTTTGTCTCCTTTGTGTACACGTATGTTTAGCGTTATAAAGTGGCTTATCAGCATTCTCTGTGTAAAGATTTAAACCTGTCATTATTGGTATACTAGGTTTCTCCACGATGCGGAAACTAGATAGGGATCACCCGACGTCCCTCACGACACGGTTTCCCAAAGAGCAATAAGTAAGAATAGTGGGACACGCGGGAGATGCCAATGGTCGAGGAAATGTTTGTCaggatatgaggggggggggaggttctgcAGCTCGAACTTGATAATCTCGAATATCATTTTCAGCATAGTTTTTATTTTAACACGTTGACCTCATGTGCTGGGTTGGCTTGAACCACACGCCATATCCCCTTTAATTTTGGTTTAGTGATTGTATTTACCCATAGATGGCTCCACTCGCCATGAAGGAGTCAACTGCTAGTCCTACCCATCTCACATGTTTTACTTTCTTCCTTGGTTTTCGGAAAatgtatttcttattgttattagtttcaatattatcataatcataatgtcaattataattataacaaatctaaagttaaaaaaagaaatttcaaGGCATGAGAAAATAAATTAAGGTCTATTGTGACTCTTTGGTGacagcacttgtggagccattgggcagtacatatacgtgtgtaaaaAGAGAATATTAGTTCTAAAATGGAAAACATGTCGGTGTTGGTGTCCCTACCTTAAAATCTACTTTATGTCCAACTTGTTCACAAAACCACCAGACGTCATCGCGAAGTCGGATATCTACACGCATAGCAggattttttctaaaaaaaaagaataaaaaaaataattatattcatgtaAAAGATCGACTAAATGAGATACAGACTAACGTGATATGAAACTCACATTTCCTAATAAACATATTTCACAGTATAAGTTTCTACCTTTTGGCAGACTTTTGCAACTCGACGTACCTGTGGAATAACGTACCTCACTCTTACCAATTAACTATAACTCATCACAATATCGCAAATGACACCAATGCAATTTCCATCTCATGGAAGCCTTTGAAAGCAAAGCTCGAATTCAGTTAATCATGTCAAGAGCCATTTAAGAGAAGGAACTTACCTCTGCAGGTGGGAAAGAGCCCTTTCGACGTCCTCTGTCTTGAGGGGGCTCGTGCTATTGAGTGTCATGAGGAAAAACCCCATTCTGGCGCCGCGGTTGTGGACGACGTGGAACCCGAGAGATTCCCTGTCGAGTGGCCAGAGCCATTTCACGTCCCCGCTGCTTAGAGATCTGTTAGGGAAAATTTAAGTCTTTTAGATGCAGGGATGTAACTACGAACCGCCCCCTAAATCCCgcccagaaaaacaaagaatcctcccaGTATTCACGACAGGAGAGCGCGTACGACCGACGTCCAGGAAGTCTGTCCGTCCAAGGGTCTGTCCGACGCTCCCTTCTGCCGTGAagacgtggaggattctttgttttcctgggtggggTTTGGGGCCAATAGTACAGGGAGTACAGCCCTCTGCATTAGACAATACAGTGACGGATTCTGTGTAGATTATTCATACTTTACCCTGAAATTTCCCTGGGGCAaaccatgccctcccctgctatctggTCCATGCTTgtagctaatgtgtgtgtgtggggagggggggctcaGTGCGATTAAACctacacattatcattatagaaggagagaggaatcaaTATCGCCGCGACACGTTTGGCggaactataagaaaaaaaaaattattgactaCCCAGCCTGAAAAGTTTGACAAAAGGAACGAAGGGTATTGTGtgatacataagtttatatagaTTTGTATGGTTATCTACGTGTGCTTGTGTCTATCATTAATTTCCGGCAAATGACAAAATCGCCGTCTATTAAATACATTACGTAAGCTTTGCTCTTaataattttcttaatattaATGAGCAATTGATACTATTAgttctgattattattactgatatatattaatataaatgtgtgcgtgtgtatgtatgtaggtactgtgtatgtatgcatgtatgtaggtactgtgcatgtatgtatgtatgtaggtactgcgtatgtatgcatgtacgtagaaATTATGCACGTGCGTTCATACGTGTGCGAAACAATTTTTGCTTGCCTTGAGAAGTAGATTTGCCGCCTCGGTTTCTCCCCCAAGACGCCCCTGTCCCCGAGGTCGAGGCGGAGCGCAGACGCCCGCAGGAGAGGCGCCCGCAGCCGAGGCACCGCCCGCAGCCACAGACCCATTGCTGACGGTGATGCCTTCGGAGGATTCACGGGCGGGAGGCGGTGTCTCCTGGGAATAAATGAGGCGGTGTTGCTACGGACTATTGTGGTTCGAATGGTATATTTTGTGATGAtggttagtagtagtagtagtgatagtgacaGTGGTGTATCATATGTGATACACCACTATGATATAtgatagtatcatatatatatatatatatatatatatatatatatatatatatatatatacatatatatatatatatgtgatagtaTCAGTAGTGGTggtcgtgatgatgatggtgacgataatgatgatgataatgataatgataatgataatgataatgatgatgatgatgatgatgatgatgatgatgatgatgatgatgatgatgatgatgatgatgatgatgatgatgatgatgatggtggtggtgacgatgatgttgatgatgactcCCTTTTATATCAATAAAAGTTGTAGCGTATGAAAATTTAAGGTTTTATAACTGTTCCTGGGTCTGAGCTCTCTcttgccggaacatacgaggtgaacattttgtagaccaggcgggggtgggggagcggcAGCCCCCCTAAAAGGGAATTTAAGGGGGTAGAGCACCCTATACAACCCGGACATGTGTTCGCGCACTATGCTTACTAGTATTCTATCGACATGTCTCGAAATGccctgatatgtaggcctatcatgccctccccttatatcgagaccgatatcgtagttaagcttcgtttgcgaaggaaatgagtgctagattagTTTGAAACACGACGAAAACCATTGAAAAATTATCCTATTCACCCATAAaacggtgtggggttgcatttccaaatttacccacATGGCGCCTAAGAAATAATGCATACAGTTCGAAGAAAAGCACTTACCTGAAGAACCGAAGCTACAACTAAATTATAGTTTTATATACTCCTAATAAAGACAAGTAAAAACCTAAAATATAACCAACAGGTGAACAATAACAAAACGTtttgaaggaaaaacaaaatgttTAGAAACTTACCAATATTACAGACGACAATAACTTTCAGAGCACGTAACTGATACCACTGAAACTCTCCAAGCactatttacttgtttttataGTAATTCTTTCctcgttattacaattatccttgtaattctgtttcattttttaacTTTTACAAGTTGATTATTCACTGTTACGTCggtgtgtgtttaaataaatgTGGCACAGAATCTCAGCCACGGTTACGAGACCATGTTGTAAAGGGAACTGTTATCGAGAGAATAAATATGATGTAAAATTCTGCGTTTGGAAACTCTTGAGCGTGGCTAAAGTTGCCACATTATCCACATAAAATGACCTTTTTGGGAGCTAGCAACAGTAGTGATAAGAATTCTTATGTTTTGTGTGTCATGATTTAGACTTTTTGTGTTAGTTCCGAtaatactttttattgttattaaggtTCAGAATATACATTAAGAATCCCTTTCATGCTTAACATCTAAGTGACCATAGTAACGAATTTAATTTATAAGCAAGACCTACTGATGCTAAGATCTTTTTCAGATAACAGATACAGTATTGAGGTAAATATGACAGCATCTTATCTTATTGTGAATTAATCTTCTATA comes from the Penaeus vannamei isolate JL-2024 chromosome 8, ASM4276789v1, whole genome shotgun sequence genome and includes:
- the LOC113820844 gene encoding uncharacterized protein, whose translation is MGLWLRAPLLRASALRLDLGDRGVLGEKPRRRVYHIRAQSSGNVKWLWPVDRESLSFHLVHKHGTRMGLYHMRLNSASPLKTEDVERALFHLQRKNPALRVDLRLRENVWWFCEQEGIKVDFKMLSEGTSSEEEIQRMCEGGFPDGATWKFRMIPLGKDAPCAIPEVKGDFPYQYSIMVTGHHALGDGLSASLVAKQMVELLNDVILGRHVSDEVSSRFVQREELGEIESRIIKKLKEDPERHDYVKQTMPTSTPLLLQAFPRPSVDRAATRHLSRIVDVEVTRKFEKQCKSHGVTINSAFSAVINIALIRLVQKSGISQQSYQIASNHAVSMLRYLKRTPRDVVGGYAVLRSHISKVTDNHAKNFWEYATEINGELREGLTSELPLEQKMARLMAQPNHWKEWAQNPPAVAHDYGITNIGHFPMPERRGDDQVLVTDAASVAMVHKYVHMLLFLVHTFRGRCNYSISYATDHIADETAILLADEVMAVYQEVSEVNGK
- the LOC113820893 gene encoding uncharacterized protein, whose protein sequence is MGLWLRAVPRLRAPLLRASALRLDLGDRGVLGEKPRRQIYFSRSLSSGDVKWLWPLDRESLGFHVVHNRGARMGFFLMTLNSTSPLKTEDVERALSHLQRKNPAMRVDIRLRDDVWWFCEQVGHKVDFKMLGEGASSLEECRRMSERGFPDGDTWKFRMIPRGKEAPCVMPEVKGDFPYQYDVLMTSHHALGDGLSVSMIVKRMVELLNDVILGRHVDDEATTRFLPREELWEIESRITKKLQEDPERHDFVQGTMPDSSPLLLRAFPRPSADRVTTGYLTRTVDLEATQNFERLCKAQGVTINGAFTSVINIALARLVQKSGISQESYRIASNHLVSVIRYLKQTPRDIMGGYPLYLSHISDITSDRVTDHFWEYAKEVNRELRESLTSELPLEQKLARLMAQPDQVEQWARKPPPVVHDFGITNIARFPMPERREDDQVLVTDATSVAMVHGFTHMLLFLVHTFRDRCNYSLSYATDYFTDETAILLADEVMSVYREVSGV
- the LOC138862287 gene encoding secreted acidic protein 1A-like, whose translation is MEAVVSSSVCDDDGDDNGGVGGSDDGDGDDDDDDDDGDDVSDDFTRREVVSPGNDDEGYGEDTGKDQGTDDNEKDKDDDDDDKVHDDVDSDGVDVNIDADGDH